A single window of Culicoides brevitarsis isolate CSIRO-B50_1 chromosome 3, AGI_CSIRO_Cbre_v1, whole genome shotgun sequence DNA harbors:
- the LOC134834656 gene encoding uncharacterized protein LOC134834656, which translates to MATIHDIPCEILTKIFEFLTPADRRVAAHVNSYWQYIWDSTSAFDTDRTLVFDNCTIKSGTAPASVFRKSNRRYYKIIVGNVDFEDGFVEMWSRLGRHVKYLEFSRAFVFDKAVHSEFLQYFPHLKVMKINFEYWKHETFQFDMISSTIEKLILSFGPYYGSTKAFEKLILYSTGLNELELENIELNDEVVALLPSVMCILTKLKIKVYSHQVQNLRKIRAPNLTHLSVKQFGPELNQILSEVLDRLWNLQRFELVTRDCLPPKNFRKMKYLKVVNLEFYQEAMNALQHFHDLEELDVSVWEDNDSDCFFGHSTYENFNVKIFRLVTHKNKSCFGCIRNIARSFPCLELLELDLRLPKDHLDLLYEKMGNLKQVIHKTVMDIP; encoded by the exons ATGGCAACAATTCACGATATTCCGTGTGAA attttaacaaaaatttttgaatttttgacaccAGCTGATCGACGAGTAGCTGCCCATGTCAATAGTTACTGGCAGTACATCTGGGACTCGACGTCAGCCTTTGACACAGATCGAACGTTAGTCTTCGACAATTGCACAATTAAAAGTGGCACCGCTCCAGCGAGTGTTTTTCGGAAAAGTAACCGTcgttattacaaaattatcgTCGGAAATGTCGATTTTGAGGATGGTTTTGTCGAAATGTGGTCCCGCCTTGGGCGTCACGTGAAATATTTGGAATTTTCCCGCGCATTTGTCTTCGACAAAGCAGTTCATTCGGAATTTTTGCAGTATTTCCCGCACTTGAAAgtcatgaaaatcaactttgagTACTGGAAACACGAAACTTTTCAGTTCGACATGATCTCGAGCaccatcgaaaaattaattctcagCTTTGGACCCTATTACGGCTCCACCAAGGCCTTCGAGAAGCTCATCCTATACTCAACCGGCTTGAATGAGCTTGAACTGGAAAATATCGAACTAAATGACGAAGTTGTCGCACTTTTACCGTCAGTCATGTGCATCTTAACCAAACTCAAGATAAAAGTTTACTCCCATCAAGtgcaaaatttacgaaaaatccgAGCCCCGAACTTGACGCATCTCAGTGTCAAGCAATTCGGACCGGAATTGAACCAGATTTTGAGTGAAGTGCTCGATCGATTGTGGAATTTGCAGAGATTTGAGCTAGTTACGCGTGATTGTCTGCCACCGAAGAATTTTAGGAAGATGAAATATCTCAAAGTGGTCAATTTGGAATTTTATCAGGAAGCGATGAACGCCCTCCAGCACTTTCATGACTTGGAAGAATTGGATGTCTCGGTGTGGGAAGACAATGATAGCGATTGCTTTTTTGGACATTCAActtatgagaattttaatgtgaaaatttttcggctTGTtactcacaaaaataaatcttgctTTGGATGTATCAGAAATATTGCGAGAAGTTTTCCGTGTCTGGAGTTACTTGAACTGGATTTACGTCTTCCGAAAGATCATTTGGATTTGTTATAcgaaaaaatgggaaatttgAAGCAAGTTATTCATAAAACTGTGATGGATATTCcttga